One stretch of Arachis hypogaea cultivar Tifrunner chromosome 20, arahy.Tifrunner.gnm2.J5K5, whole genome shotgun sequence DNA includes these proteins:
- the LOC112782573 gene encoding uncharacterized protein isoform X1, producing the protein MSQSLSMACSLMWWFLSPPLSYIMISSFSSHLREINLKFGFASVRLALGSVNLHTHHFGPPLKMSTMAPETYKEAVLQAKEHIKAGDIHFGLVAVSEGEKNICREAKENQNPIIVMAEDKGFSVLDNRFGYDKKSDTDTMYPMYFGVSCVFFALQALTKSHVEVEKWSEIRDSILQGSAQLLGLIVWKVQKGVPDGEEYRSSSSGMLRGRLRISRR; encoded by the exons ATGTCACAGTCTCTGTCGATGGCTTGTAGCCTTATGTGGTGGTTTCTATCACCGCCTCTGTCATACATTATGATCTCTAGTTTCAGTTCGCACCTCA gagaaattaatttgaaatttggATTTGCTAGTGTGAGGCTGGCTTTAGGCTCAGTGAATTTGCATACTCACCATTTCGGTCCTCCTTTAAAGATGTCAACCATGGCACCTGAAACATACAAGGAGGCAGTCCTTCAGGCAAAAGAACATATTAAGGCAGGGGATATTCACTTTG GCCTAGTTGCAGTTTCAGAAGGGGAGAAAAATAT ttGTAGAGAGGCAAAGGAGAACCAAAACCCCATTATAGTAATGGCAGAGGATAAGGGATTCTCTGTCTTGGATAATAGATTTGGGTATGACAAGAAGAGTGACACTGATACTATGTATCCTATGTATTTTGGTGTTTCTTGTGTGTTTTTTGCACTCCAAGCACTCACAAAATCACATGTTGAGGTTGAAAAATGGAGTGAAATCCGTGACAGCATACTCCAAGGGAGTGCACAACTGCTTGGGTTGATTGTGTGGAAGGTTCAGAAAGGGGTTCCGGATGGAGAAGAATATAGGTCTTCAAGCTCAGGAATGCTGAGAGGGAGATTAAGAATCTCAAGAAGATGA
- the LOC112782572 gene encoding ABC transporter B family member 28 isoform X2 produces MASHCYLVGSSGELFIEYLVRHCALTDNNRGDLDILNKRVEVKEKEQVQLNNLKLHVLISIPRKCQRWSCMLISMNPLETPHSSVYKRSTFPVFKTHGLAQASIADCVSETFSAIRTVRSFGGEKRQMFTFAKQGELSVGAMASFIGYTFTLTFAVQGLVNTFGGLRGAFAAVDRINSVLSRVQVDDSLAYGLERELRQQKAVDDEKYKLFFSNSSTEKNQNSLHLGTKNI; encoded by the exons ATGGCTTCACATTGTTACTTGGTTGGTTCATCTGGAGAGTTGTTCATTGAGTATCTTGTACGGCACTGTGCTTTAACTGACAATAATCGCGGTGATCTTGACATCCTGAATAAGAGAGTGGAG GTGAAGGAGAAAGAACAAGTCCAACTAAACAACTTGA AGTTGCATGTTTTGATATCAATACCAAGAAAGTGCCAAAGGTGGAGTTGCATGCTCATCTCAATGAATCCGTTAGAGACTCCACACTCCT CTGTCTACAAGAGATCAACATTTCCTGTTTTCAAAACACATGGGTTGGCCCAGGCATCAATAGCTGATTGTGTATCAGAAACATTTTCTGCTATTCGAACA GTAAGATCTTTTGGTGGTGAAAAGCGGCAGATGTTTACATTTGCTAAACAG GGTGAGCTCTCTGTCGGAGCTATGGCATCTTTTATTGGATATACTTTCACTTTAACATTTGCC GTTCAAGGACTGGTTAATACCTTTGGGGGTCTCCGAGGAGCTTTTGCGGCCGTTGACAGGATCAACTCTGTTTTATCTCGAGTTCAAGTTGATGATTCTCTTGCCTATGGCTTAGAAAGAGAACTAAGGCAACAAAAAGCAGTGGATGATGAGAAATATAAATTATTCTTCTCTAATAGTTCAACTGAGAAAAACCAAAATTCATTACATCTCGGCACTAAAAACATCTAG
- the LOC112782573 gene encoding uncharacterized protein isoform X2: protein MSQSLSMACSLMWWFLSPPLSYIMISSFREINLKFGFASVRLALGSVNLHTHHFGPPLKMSTMAPETYKEAVLQAKEHIKAGDIHFGLVAVSEGEKNICREAKENQNPIIVMAEDKGFSVLDNRFGYDKKSDTDTMYPMYFGVSCVFFALQALTKSHVEVEKWSEIRDSILQGSAQLLGLIVWKVQKGVPDGEEYRSSSSGMLRGRLRISRR, encoded by the exons ATGTCACAGTCTCTGTCGATGGCTTGTAGCCTTATGTGGTGGTTTCTATCACCGCCTCTGTCATACATTATGATCTCTAGTTTCA gagaaattaatttgaaatttggATTTGCTAGTGTGAGGCTGGCTTTAGGCTCAGTGAATTTGCATACTCACCATTTCGGTCCTCCTTTAAAGATGTCAACCATGGCACCTGAAACATACAAGGAGGCAGTCCTTCAGGCAAAAGAACATATTAAGGCAGGGGATATTCACTTTG GCCTAGTTGCAGTTTCAGAAGGGGAGAAAAATAT ttGTAGAGAGGCAAAGGAGAACCAAAACCCCATTATAGTAATGGCAGAGGATAAGGGATTCTCTGTCTTGGATAATAGATTTGGGTATGACAAGAAGAGTGACACTGATACTATGTATCCTATGTATTTTGGTGTTTCTTGTGTGTTTTTTGCACTCCAAGCACTCACAAAATCACATGTTGAGGTTGAAAAATGGAGTGAAATCCGTGACAGCATACTCCAAGGGAGTGCACAACTGCTTGGGTTGATTGTGTGGAAGGTTCAGAAAGGGGTTCCGGATGGAGAAGAATATAGGTCTTCAAGCTCAGGAATGCTGAGAGGGAGATTAAGAATCTCAAGAAGATGA
- the LOC112782573 gene encoding uncharacterized protein isoform X3: MRHEDAKANEKVVGIFATQEHSWLHERRKLRQHIGALMNELRVFEKKKDEAVSEMSQKLKEIEDLLESRDKVIQEGEQKRKELEENLAKAEREAEELRESVKLEAQEHSSDLRKHKTVFIELVSNQQQLEAELGHAMKQLEAAKQELGSVLEKKEESELLAQKLSIEIVFWLNFCICVFMHLTCSTKCFIHLRKSRVNSTPVNQR, translated from the exons ATGAGGCATGAGGATGCAAAGGCCAATGAGAAAGTTGTGGGGATCTTTGCTACACAGGAGCATAGTTGGTTGCATGAAAGGCGAAAACTTCGGCAGCACATTGGGGCTCTGATGAATGAGCTGAGagtgtttgaaaagaaaaaggatgagGCTGTCTCTGAAATGAGCCAAAAATTGAAGGAAATAGAGGATTTGCTGGAGTCCAGGGACAAAGTAATTCAAGAAGGGGAGCAGAAGAGGAAGGAGTTGGAGGAAAATCTTGCAAAGGCTGAAAGGGAAGCAGAAGAATTGAGAGAATCTGTTAAGCTTGAAGCTCAGGAACACTCCTCTGATCTCAGGAAGCACAAAACTGTCTTTATTGAGCTGGTGTCAAACCAACAGCAGCTAGAAGCGGAGCTTGGCCACGCCATGAAGCAGTTGGAGGCTGCAAAGCAGGAGCTCGGTTCAGTCTTGGAGAAGAAGGAGGAGTCAGAATTGTTGGCCCAAAAATTGTCTATTGAGATTGTATTTTGGTTGAACTTTTGCATTTGTGTCTTTATGCATCTGACCTGTTCGACGAAATGCTTCATCCATCTAAGGAAATCAAG GGTAAATTCAACTCCGGTAAATCAACGGTGA